Proteins co-encoded in one Oceanispirochaeta sp. M1 genomic window:
- a CDS encoding ABC transporter ATP-binding protein, producing the protein MGITVENVTKTHQGYNILDNVNLVVNDGDFSVLLAPTGSGKTTLLKIIAGIEKPTSGKIYYDGVDVTNMSVQQRNIAMVYQQFVNYPSFTIYENIASPLRVSKIKYTEKEIDERVRANAELLGISHILDHLPEQISGGQQQRTALARALAKGTKYVFLDEPLANLDYKLREELRGELKLIFGKKGGSIIYATPEPIDAMGMASHVGFVHEGKIMQYGPVKEVYKNPKYLEVGEYFSNPTMNILEGKKVDENGRQYIKVTEEFKIDVSKIHNKLPNDSYYLGIHAHDISLTRKKDSFVEIDGFVELTEAVGSDTEIHIEHGGKNIISLVQDIISYDIGEAIKIYVDPERFYLFDKNTHELSAKTWSE; encoded by the coding sequence ATAACATTTTGGATAACGTTAACCTGGTCGTAAATGATGGCGATTTTTCCGTTTTATTAGCCCCGACAGGATCTGGTAAAACAACTTTATTAAAGATTATTGCTGGAATAGAAAAGCCAACAAGTGGAAAAATCTATTATGACGGAGTGGATGTCACAAATATGTCTGTTCAGCAGCGAAATATCGCAATGGTATATCAGCAGTTTGTTAACTATCCCTCTTTTACCATTTATGAAAATATTGCTTCTCCTCTCCGTGTATCAAAGATCAAATATACTGAAAAGGAAATAGATGAACGGGTAAGAGCCAATGCTGAACTATTGGGAATCAGTCATATTCTTGATCATTTACCAGAACAGATCAGTGGTGGCCAGCAGCAACGTACAGCACTTGCCAGGGCTCTTGCCAAAGGAACAAAGTACGTATTTCTGGATGAGCCTTTGGCAAATCTTGACTACAAGCTTAGAGAAGAGCTTCGGGGTGAGTTAAAACTGATCTTCGGCAAAAAAGGCGGATCAATCATCTATGCCACTCCTGAACCGATTGATGCCATGGGAATGGCTTCACATGTGGGCTTCGTACATGAAGGCAAAATAATGCAATACGGCCCCGTGAAAGAAGTCTATAAAAATCCTAAATATCTTGAGGTGGGTGAATATTTCAGCAATCCTACCATGAATATTTTAGAGGGAAAAAAAGTAGATGAGAACGGTCGTCAGTATATAAAAGTTACTGAGGAATTCAAAATTGATGTAAGTAAAATACATAATAAATTACCAAACGATTCTTATTATCTCGGTATTCATGCTCATGATATTTCGTTGACTCGTAAAAAAGATTCATTCGTGGAAATTGACGGATTTGTAGAGCTTACTGAGGCTGTTGGATCGGATACGGAAATTCATATTGAGCATGGCGGAAAAAATATTATCTCACTAGTACAAGATATTATTTCTTATGATATCGGTGAAGCCATAAAAATTTATGTAGATCCCGAACGATTTTATCTTTTTGATAAAAATACACATGAATTGAGCGCTAAAACCTGGTCTGAATGA